A genomic window from Streptomyces sp. HUAS YS2 includes:
- a CDS encoding winged helix-turn-helix transcriptional regulator, with product MATSARQGPYFCGIDAAMDVVAGKWKSLILWELHHHGTRRFSELRRGLPGVSEKMLVQHLREMEEDGLVDREVYPVVPPKVEYSLTEHGISLNAALASLSAWGGERIRRIGAEKITLDEPTAVEVDVEVG from the coding sequence ATGGCGACGTCGGCGCGACAAGGACCCTATTTCTGCGGCATCGACGCGGCGATGGACGTCGTCGCCGGCAAATGGAAGTCCCTGATCCTCTGGGAACTCCACCACCACGGCACCCGCCGCTTCTCCGAGCTCCGCCGCGGCCTGCCCGGCGTGAGCGAGAAGATGCTCGTCCAGCACCTCCGGGAGATGGAGGAGGACGGCCTGGTCGACCGCGAGGTGTACCCGGTGGTGCCGCCGAAGGTCGAGTACTCCCTGACCGAGCACGGCATCTCTCTCAACGCCGCGCTCGCCTCCCTGTCGGCATGGGGAGGCGAGCGGATCCGGCGAATCGGCGCGGAGAAGATCACCCTGGACGAGCCCACCGCCGTCGAGGTCGACGTCGAGGTCGGCTAG
- a CDS encoding NAD(P)-dependent oxidoreductase, whose protein sequence is MTENESIQVSLLGLGAMGAALAETLLKAGHTPTLWNRSPGKADALVALGATEAGSAAEAVRASRLVVVCLFDHDSVHEVLDPLVGDLAGRTLVNLTTTKPEHARELAAWAAEAGITYLDGGIMAVPSMIGQPGASILYSGSAEAFREHEALLDVWATSTYYGEDAGLASLYDFALLSGMYVMFAGFLHGAALLAPAGVSAGEFAKLAAPWLTAMTGGFAGFAEVIDGGDYTVPGQQSLEFSDLGLFIEASVEQGVSAEPIAMVQRLIQRQVDAGHGGEGFARIFESIRRPAA, encoded by the coding sequence ATGACGGAGAACGAAAGCATCCAGGTCAGCCTCCTCGGCCTCGGCGCGATGGGTGCCGCTCTCGCCGAGACGCTTCTCAAGGCCGGCCACACCCCCACCCTCTGGAACCGTTCGCCCGGCAAGGCGGACGCCCTCGTCGCCCTGGGGGCGACGGAGGCCGGTTCGGCCGCCGAGGCCGTCCGGGCGAGTCGGCTGGTGGTCGTGTGCCTCTTCGACCACGACTCGGTGCACGAGGTGCTGGACCCGCTGGTCGGAGATCTGGCCGGGCGGACGCTGGTCAACCTGACGACGACGAAGCCGGAGCACGCGCGGGAGCTGGCCGCGTGGGCGGCCGAGGCGGGGATCACGTACCTCGACGGCGGCATCATGGCGGTGCCGTCCATGATCGGGCAGCCGGGGGCCTCGATCCTCTACAGCGGCTCGGCCGAGGCGTTCCGCGAGCACGAGGCGCTGCTTGATGTGTGGGCGACCAGCACGTACTACGGCGAGGACGCCGGTCTGGCGTCGCTCTACGACTTCGCGCTGCTGTCGGGGATGTACGTGATGTTCGCGGGGTTCCTGCACGGTGCGGCCCTGCTGGCGCCCGCCGGGGTGTCCGCGGGGGAGTTCGCGAAGCTGGCCGCACCGTGGCTGACGGCGATGACCGGCGGCTTCGCGGGGTTCGCCGAGGTCATCGACGGCGGGGACTACACGGTCCCGGGGCAGCAGAGCCTGGAGTTCTCGGACCTCGGGCTGTTCATCGAGGCGAGTGTCGAGCAAGGCGTGAGTGCAGAGCCCATCGCGATGGTGCAGCGGCTCATCCAGCGTCAGGTCGACGCGGGCCATGGTGGGGAGGGGTTCGCCCGGATCTTCGAGAGCATCAGGCGGCCGGCGGCCTGA